Proteins found in one Deinococcus seoulensis genomic segment:
- the bshB1 gene encoding bacillithiol biosynthesis deacetylase BshB1, with the protein MATAGTPEAFETIHGVAGPLDWLCLAPHPDDAEIGAGGTLIRLARAGRAVGILELSRGERGTQGTPDVRVAECARAAAIMGLTWRGQLGLPDGELRDTLGGAHALASVLRAVRPRVLVVPHHHDRHPDHFGTYHLTKRAVHLAQLAKADLPGDPHRVGRVLLYQGNADITPNVLVDVEAVQDTWAAAILAHESQFSGAAISETVTPEIVERRRARLTYWGTLARVRYAEAFEADSALLVDPLAL; encoded by the coding sequence ATGGCAACCGCAGGGACTCCGGAGGCGTTCGAGACGATTCATGGCGTGGCAGGGCCGCTGGACTGGCTGTGCCTGGCGCCGCACCCGGACGACGCGGAGATCGGTGCGGGCGGCACGCTGATCCGGCTGGCCCGCGCGGGGCGCGCGGTGGGCATCCTGGAACTGTCGCGGGGCGAGCGGGGCACGCAGGGCACGCCGGACGTGCGCGTGGCCGAGTGCGCCCGCGCGGCGGCCATCATGGGCCTCACATGGCGCGGGCAACTGGGCCTCCCGGACGGCGAACTGCGCGACACGCTGGGCGGCGCGCACGCGCTGGCGTCGGTGCTGCGCGCGGTGCGGCCCCGCGTGCTGGTCGTTCCGCACCACCATGACCGGCACCCGGATCATTTCGGGACGTACCACCTGACCAAGCGGGCCGTGCATCTGGCGCAACTGGCGAAGGCGGACCTGCCGGGCGACCCGCACCGGGTGGGGCGGGTGCTGCTGTACCAGGGGAACGCGGACATCACCCCGAACGTGCTGGTCGACGTGGAGGCCGTGCAGGACACCTGGGCGGCCGCGATCCTGGCGCACGAGAGTCAGTTCTCGGGGGCGGCCATCTCGGAGACGGTCACGCCGGAGATCGTGGAGCGCCGCCGCGCCCGCCTGACGTACTGGGGCACCCTGGCGCGCGTGCGCTACGCCGAGGCCTTCGAGGCGGACTCGGCGCTGCTGGTGGACCCACTGGCGCTGTAG
- a CDS encoding ParA family protein, with product MAPVVLSFINLKGGVAKTTATVQLADTLAFMKQKRVLVIDLDPQTNATLALIGEERWEKADEAGQTLAQLFLDLLRGDGTFTFDATRAIVRGASNLNRVPPEVMDQLPEGTRYGRVDLLPSSIRLIDVQDRMQDIAGRTYYSTGPMEVVKKFVAPHFDAYDYVLIDCPPNLGFVTQNGLEISDHYLIPTIPDRLSTYGIPQIAGRIAEIRRARNLRLSCLGVLITKYQSQSSQHRQGLQRLPEDLKRAFTGTGESTPPILTTVLPQTNASAEAMTFERKPGNYREKYGGGVVAGQGAYKYGLDLADEIEDLLASRPHPALPYQDWPPQD from the coding sequence ATGGCCCCGGTCGTCCTGAGTTTCATCAACCTCAAGGGCGGCGTGGCGAAAACCACGGCGACCGTGCAACTGGCCGACACGCTGGCGTTCATGAAGCAGAAACGCGTGCTGGTCATCGACCTGGACCCGCAGACGAACGCCACCCTGGCCCTGATCGGCGAGGAACGCTGGGAGAAAGCCGACGAGGCGGGCCAGACGCTCGCGCAGCTGTTCCTGGACCTGCTGCGCGGCGACGGCACCTTCACGTTCGACGCCACGCGCGCCATCGTGCGCGGCGCCAGCAACCTCAACCGCGTGCCGCCCGAGGTGATGGACCAGCTGCCCGAAGGCACCCGTTACGGCCGCGTGGACCTGCTGCCCTCCTCCATCCGCCTGATCGACGTGCAGGACCGCATGCAGGACATCGCGGGCCGCACGTACTACTCGACCGGCCCGATGGAAGTCGTGAAGAAGTTCGTCGCGCCGCACTTCGACGCGTACGACTACGTGCTGATCGACTGCCCGCCCAACCTGGGCTTCGTCACGCAGAACGGCCTGGAAATCAGCGACCACTACCTGATCCCCACCATCCCGGACCGCCTGAGCACCTACGGCATCCCGCAGATCGCCGGGCGCATCGCCGAGATCCGCCGCGCCCGCAACCTGCGCCTGAGCTGCCTGGGCGTCCTGATCACCAAGTACCAGAGCCAGAGCAGCCAGCACCGCCAGGGCCTGCAACGCCTCCCCGAGGACCTGAAACGCGCCTTCACCGGCACCGGCGAGAGCACCCCCCCGATCCTGACGACCGTACTCCCCCAGACGAACGCCAGCGCCGAGGCCATGACCTTCGAACGCAAACCCGGCAACTACCGCGAGAAGTACGGCGGCGGCGTGGTCGCCGGGCAGGGCGCGTACAAGTACGGCCTGGACCTCGCCGACGAGATCGAGGACCTGCTCGCCAGCCGCCCACACCCCGCCCTCCCCTACCAGGACTGGCCGCCGCAGGACTGA
- a CDS encoding peroxiredoxin, whose amino-acid sequence MSLVGQPAPDFTLPASTGEQITLSSYRGHSAVVLVFYPLDFSPVCSMQLPEYSGRQDDFADAGAVVLGVNRDSVHAHKAWAAEYGIEVPLLADMKLDVARSYGVAIDDRGISGRAVFLIDRSGVIRYQHVEEKTGDYTVRPEAVLAKIREL is encoded by the coding sequence ATGAGCCTTGTGGGACAGCCTGCGCCGGACTTCACCCTGCCCGCCTCGACCGGCGAGCAGATCACCCTGAGCAGTTACCGCGGTCACAGCGCCGTGGTGCTGGTGTTCTACCCGCTGGATTTCAGTCCCGTGTGCTCCATGCAGCTGCCGGAGTACTCGGGCCGCCAGGATGATTTCGCGGACGCCGGGGCGGTCGTGCTGGGCGTGAACCGCGACTCCGTGCACGCGCACAAGGCCTGGGCGGCCGAGTACGGCATCGAGGTGCCGCTGCTGGCCGACATGAAACTCGACGTGGCCCGCTCGTACGGCGTGGCCATCGACGACCGGGGCATCAGCGGCCGGGCGGTGTTCCTGATCGACCGCTCCGGCGTGATCCGCTACCAGCACGTCGAGGAGAAGACCGGGGATTACACCGTGCGGCCCGAGGCCGTGCTGGCCAAGATCCGCGAACTCTGA